One Coffea eugenioides isolate CCC68of chromosome 2, Ceug_1.0, whole genome shotgun sequence genomic window, AGCAACTTTCTCCTCTTGGAAAATCGTTATGGTGTACATAGCCTTTTAGCGGGGCTTTTGTTGGTACTGAATTGTGCATAGTTATTGGGATGCTTCTAAGACGGGAGTCGAGGTCGACCAATTTCTTATTGATTAATAATGACATTCAGAGATTCTTTCAATGTTTAATTGGGTACAATGATTGCTAACATAGTTTTGACAGTGGCCAATGCCTAAATTTCTCTTGGGAAAAGATGAACAAATTAAGTTGAACTGGCAATGGTTTATAGAGTTCTGGAGTCTGATTCATTCTAATAGTTAAAGTGGCGCCGAGAATATAATGGTTGTACGCCATTAGCCTGGAGCTATCGTTCTATTTTGCTCAATACGGTCAGGGTTTGAGTGATAAAGCTttcaatttaagaaaaaaaatgcgaGTTTTCTGTGCacaattttctttaatttttattcACTCGATCTAATTTTCCGGTCAAAGTAACAAAGAAACCTTTATAATTGTGACAAAAAAGGATGAAAATATTTGCACACCAGAATAACTGGAATTCATCGCCCGAGCTTCactaacaaaaaataataataataaagaaaacaaaaccaGAGAGGTGATCACTGATTGTAAATATGAATTAAATTAGTGTTATGGATTGGGCCCTGGAGAGTTGGAAAACTTTCGATTGAAAGGGAGAGGCCGGGGGGCAAATTCGTCACGTTTCGCAGAAAGAATCTCACAACTGAATTCTGTTTCTTTCCTCGGACAACTTTCCCGCCTCTGGTTTGTTAGAGCACTCTCCATTCTCCAATCTCCACTCCAGGTacgtgtctatatatatatatagagcaAGTACAGTAGCTACGGAGGAGACTATCACCATTCTGCAATATTTTCTCTCTCTAGAAAACAAGCATGGCTGCAATCTCTCTGAAACAGAAACCTCTAGTCCTCGCCTTCGTCCTCTACCTCTCCATCTCCGCCACTACCTCTGCCTTCACCTCCTCCGCTCCTTCGTTCCCGCCGTCTGTAAATCAACCAGAGCTCCTAACTTACCCAACCACTCTCATCGCTTCCATCCTCTCCACTCTCGGCTTCCAGGAACTTTCCTCCGCCGCCGTGGACGCCAATCTCTCTACCTCCACTCCGATCACCATCTTCGCACCTTCCGATTCCTCGCTTCTTACCTGTCCTTCGTGTTCTCTCCCTCTCCTTCTCCAGGAACACGCCGTTCCAGGCCTCTACCCAAATCATTTCCTCCGCAACTTAGCTTTTGGCACCAAGCTCGAAACCCTAGCCTCCGAACACTGCCTCACCATCACCTCCTCCGCCGCTCAAAATGTCTCTACCAGAGTTGTTTTCGTCAATGGAGTTGAGATCTCGGAGCCGGATCTCTTCAACAATGGCGTCTTCTTGATTCACGGCTTGCGAGGATTCGTCTCTCATCTCTCCCCGCTCTCTTGCAACGTCGAGCGCATGACTACTCTCTCGTTTCCGCAGCCGTGGCTTCACAAGTCGCCGCTGTCGTCCATCATGCGCCTTATGCTAAAAGACGCCATTATCAGGCTCCGTTTCGGTGGCTACAGCATTGTTTCTCTCGCGCTGAAAGTTAAGTTCGGAGAATTATCCGAACTGAAGTCCATGACTGTGTTTGCTCTTTCATCGCCTACCTCCACCTTTTTCCACCAGAGAGATGCGACGAAAACTGGTGGTGACGGCTGCCGGCGGTGGAGGCCAGTTCTCTCCAGTGAAGATCAACTACGTGAAAGTCACCACCATGGATTTGCTGCATAACAGCAGGATTGTGGTTCATGCTGTGTCAACGGCGTTCCCCCGCATGCACCATCATCTGTCACTCACGGACGGCGCTGCTGTTGAAGAGGCCTATCGTCCGCCGTGTGATATCTCCTTGGATGGTGGATTCTGTGAGGTGGCAGCTCCTGTGCCAGCTGGCATTAGATCAACGTCTGACATCATCGGCCGTTTGGATGATCGTGATGGTCTCTAGGTTCCTAACGGAAAACACTAGTTACAATAAGCAGCAGCATGACTTGTACATTTTTTACTGTCATGATATACGATCAGCTAGCTAGAATTTCAAGCAGCTTCTTTGCTGATCGTGTTGCAACAATGTTCTTATTCATTTCACCTGACTGTATGATAACTGATGATCATTTCGAGGGCTTCgtgttcttttccttttccttttcatgaCACAATCCACTACTCAAAATTCGTACAACTGAGATGATCCACAGATTACTAAATCATCCGTGCATTCAGAGTCTTCAACCGTAGGCAAGTAGTTTCAGATTGTTGTAACAAATTAGGTCCTGCTTCATGTGCATTCAGAAgaagaattaattattttaagtTAACCAAGCTCCTAGTAGGGAGACGGAAAAAGCAATAACATCATCTGTCCAACTTATTTATAGGTGTACCTATAATGAGGGAAATTCTTTCGTCGCTGCAACGCCGCTACCCAGGTTCTCAAACAAGCTACAGCATTCCGCGCCAAGCCGGCACACCGTAGCTACAAACAAAACAATCCAGATGGGGAAGAATATCACATAATTAATTGATCCAGCTACGTACTCTGCCCAGATAATTGTGGTAATATGTAAATTGCCGAGAGGTGTCAAAATTGGTGCCTGCCCGTTCAATAGGGCATCATCCTCACCCCAAAACCCTGAACAAAATTACTATTTTCAAGTATATTAAAGCTAGCATATTCAGGACAAGTCTTGTCTCAAGAGCTCCAGTACCAAATGGCCGGGCTAGCCATGCCAGCTGGTATAATTAACAGCTGATTGTCTACTTGCTTCACCCATCTATCACAACTCTGCTTTGGCCGCAGTAATGAAATTAACATACTAGTGATAGATCGCAACTCTTCTTTGGCAGGCTGTAGTAATAGGATtaacacacacatatatatatatagtactaATAAGGAGATGCAACAATAATCGCGAGTGAGAACTGAGAAGGCAAAACTTATCTTACTACTACTGATATAGTACTGTAGACTATTGCTATTGCATGACGGATAATTGGATGACATCCCATATTCGGATCTACTATTTATTATGTGGATAACAGCCCATGTAAGTAGTACTAATTTTCTTAGTCGGAGTACGTAAGTATAAATGCATGCTCGAGTCTATATGGTATATGTGAGGATGAAGGCCCTGTACGTGATGTGGAACAGACACTTGTGTACTTGTTGGCTTGCGAATTCTTGATTTTACGATTAAGATGATGATCGACTATGCGACTCGTACGTCAACATAATAAATCTATGGCTACATTTCACCTTCAAAGAAGAGAGACTTCAAAATCATGATTCTTCAATTACTATGTTCTATTGTGACAACGAAACAGTTAATTGCCAAAACTGAGTTGCCAATTATTTCAGTTTTGGGATGTTGTAATAGACATGCAATGCAACGGGCACAGTACCAGCCAGCAAGCAAAGCAAAGCCCTGTCAAAAAAGGGTCAAAAGTCTCTTCTTGTattgtagtagtagtagtacaagtacaagggGATTACCTGGGTTTAAGGTCCTCCAGCCGCACTTCCAGTTACCAATTGGCTGGATGGTGTTGATTTATGGACTCCACCTTAAATTGTATTTTGCATCAGGATTTCGATTACCTCTGAGTGTTAATCTAACTTAGTTGTGTTGTTTCCAGTGATTTCGATTGTTGAAAAAAGTATCGGGGGACTGATCGATTTTCAAGTATACTAACATGACACGTCACGCTTTTATTCACAAACGGACCCTACAAATTTACACTTTTATTGGCCCCATCCCCCGATCCGATCCCCGTGTTTTGGGCTTTTGGTCTGTTACCTATCCACTACGGTCCAATAGTTGAAACCATTTGTCATTAGGCCCCACAGTAGGAACACGTGTTCAAAAAATTTAGAGCCCATGATCACGATCACGTGTCGAAAGTCCATCTAACCCGTCGATCTGATGCCAGCTGGCACGGGATCTTCCACCTCACACATTCCGTCCTGCCCACCCAAATTACACCTGGACCCGGACCATTCAGCTTCCTCCGCAGGGGAATGGAAATGCATGCGGTGGTGGGGAAACGGCGCCGTCAGCCCATGGACCACAATCCTGCTGTTGTGCATCACGTCCAGGCTGCTGATCCTGACGTAGTTGATCTTCATGGGGGCCAACAACCCTCCTCCCCCCGCCGTCGTCACCATCAGATTCTGTCCAATTTCCGTAGTCGGCAGCAAATTTCCCGGCAGCATTGTCACCAGTTCTGCCACCATTATCCGCCTGTTGGGCGCCACGTTGAACCAGAAGTCGGAGAGGAAGGTGGCCTGGCCTCCCCCGGAAAAGATGGAGATGTCATCCAGAGCGAACACCGTCATGGCCTTAAGCTCGGATAGCTGTTTGAACTTCATCCTCAGAGCGAGAGCCAGGACACCATAGCCTCTTACCCGCAGTCGGAGAATGGCGTCCTTCAGCATGGGGCGTATGATGGACAAGTGAGGCGACGAGGGCTAAGGGAATGAGAGGGTGGTCGTTCGGTCAATGTCGCAAGACAGTGTAGAGAGGTAAGAGACGAAGCCGTCGAGGCCATGGATAATGAGGACGCCGTTGTTGAAGAGGTCGGGACCGGTGATCTCAACTCCGTTGACGAAGACCGCAGCTGCAGCATGGGGAGAGGAGGCATTGGTGGCGGTGGTGATGGTGAGACAGTAATTGGGGGCTGGGTTTTGATCTTGATGCCGAAGGCCAAGTTGCGGAGAAAGCGAAGAGTGTAGAGGCCGGGAACGGAGTACTGGCGGAGGAGGAGAGGAAGGGAGCAAGAAGGACAGGCGAGAAGGGAGGAGTCGGAGGGGACGAAGATGGTGATGGGGGTGGAGGAGAGGTTGGCGGCGGGGACGGCGGTGGAGAGTAGTTGGAAGCCGAGGTAGTGGAGGATGGAGGTGGTAGTTGATGAGAAAGAGTATGAGAAGGCGAGAGTTGGAAAGGAAGAGGAAGGGGGAGGGACAGTGGGGAAGGGGGAGGAGGAGATGAAGAGGGAGAAGAGGATGAAGAGGAGGAGGATTTGGAGTTGGAGTTGCAGAGAGGCGGTAGGCATTGGCATTGGCATTTGTTATGGATGAATGGGATTAAATTGTTGGATGATGCTTCTGGAGATTTTGCTTCATTGAATTTTTATCAGTAAGTATTATTATGTACTAGCAGAGAAGAAGGAAAGGCTGATTCCACTTTGTATATGTGCATGCAGATGCAGGTACTACTAGTATATTATAGACGCAACCAATGAACCAACCAAGGCGGCGGAAAACATCCTCTAACTAACtaaatcgaaaaaaaaaagaaactgatTGATTCAGCTTCAGTCAGTGGGCCAGGTCCAGTATCACTTGGGGTCCAGTATCACTTGGGATACTCTGTTCTCCACTTATTAGGGCCATACATATATAATACCCTACTCGTCGATGTCATTTCTCCTGCTTGCATGTCAGTGACAGTTGCTGCCCCCttccttccttcttcttctCGAATACTAACTCAGGCGAGAATATTCATTTCCTTTCCTCAGATTGTTTCCTCTATACATTCAGCTAATTaaaaagttatatatatatatatataaagcaaATTATCCGGTTGGTCACTAAATTTTTGCAATCGTCGAGTTTTGATCACTTAACTATTAAAAGTCTGGTTTTGATCATTAAAACGTATAAAGTTAAGATGCTAGGCCATTTTGTTAAATTTAGCCGTTAAACTCGCCGATCTGTCTGTCCGTGTGATTTTCAAGATAAAAGACAGGTCAATTTAGAAAGTTCAACGTAGCATTCAATGCTTCTCTCCAAAATTGTCGCTCTTCTTCCTCCCCACCTCAAATCTTTGTCAGACCCTTTTCATCCATTGCAGACATCACTCCTCCAACGCCACCAGTAGATTTCTGAGCGTCAAATTCTTCGCTGTGCCTACAAATGCCAAGACCGCCATCCCGGAAGAGACGGAGGAAACATCCGAGTCTCACTATGTTCACCCCTCAACATTAGGGatgtaatcgagtcgagtcaaaTTCGAGTAGTGCTATACTCGAGTTCGACTCGACTCATATATCCCtaggctcgagctcgactcgagcttgatCGAGTCAAAAAAATTGATACTCGAAACTTGACTCGATGTACTCGCTCTAagctcgaaactcgactcgataagacTCGACCCTTAGTCAAGCCTTATCAAGCCGAGTCTAATCAAGTTTTTTGACTCGACTCGACCAAAAAAATGAGGcattttttagacattttttctttttaggtatttttataattatgttattacttttttacccttataaaattttattataaagaagAGTATATTGTAAATTTCGTATAACCTATACTCATAatagtcattttataattataatacgtatatattatttaaattataaatatattatttaaatagcCCGGTTCGACGAGTTGCGAGTCAAAAATTTGAcactcgaaactcgactcgaacgCCAATCGAGCTACTCGAAACTCGGCTCGAACTTGGTCAACCTGAGTTCGAGCCAAGCCGTTgaccgagctactcgcgagctaACTGAATCCTACTCAACATGAGTTTGAGCCAACCTGAGTTCGGCTCGCATATATCCCTACTCAACATCCACCGCTACTGGCAGTAGTGAGTGCTttcttcaaaaaatattttttgcaatACTCCACTTTGGCATGGTAATACTCGTATATTTGCTAACTGAATCCTAGCGAGTGGTAAccaagaaaatctcttaaaaaaatatataacagACAAAATAACCAAGACAAAATAACCATAAATCTAAACCGAGCCTCTACCGTGAAgagtaggaaaaaaaaaagttctataCCAAGCAAATGCTTTGACTCGTTGACTAATCCTACAATCCTACTAGTCTACTGCTACTCCATGTTTTCAAACTtgggaccggaccggccggttggACCGGTTGAACCGGGAACCGGTCAGGCATCCGGTCCGAGTTGCCATTAAAACTCTGTTGGCCAAAACTCGGTCAAATCCGGTCAAAACCGGGGTTCGACCGGAAACCGGTACGAACCATTAAAACCGggcttttccatttttcctttccttctaACTTTTTTCTTCCCGCCTGTGAGTTTAGTTCTCAGCAGCATAGCTTCCTTCCTGTTCTTCTCACATATCATCAGCTGGCATGGACTCAATCAAAACCagtttttataattaatttttaaataagatctCATAGATCTCATGtcaataaatgaaaaaaaaaaagacaaagaaaattgTAGAAAGGAGACacataaagaaaaaagaaattagaaaaaaaaatgacgaTTTCTgagtttgaaaagaaaaaactaacaaattaaatttgcaaaggtaaaaaaaaatcaggaaaaCGAAAAGATGAAAGAAACATAAGATTGGCAATGATGGGAAGACAATAAGAAATATGAAGCAGCGGCAGGCAGCGTGAAGACTTGAGGAAAAGGCAAAGAAATAGGAAGAGTATTACTGGGGCGGAAGAAGAAGGAATGGGAGGAAAGGAGTTATTGTGGAGATAAAGTACAAGAAAAAGCTCCGGTGAATGGGAGTAAGAAAAGCCGAAAAGGTGCCAGGATAAAGTCAAAAGCAAATTGGGGCGGCGGCTAACATCATATTAGGTATGCTTGTTCCAAAATTGTtttaataatttcatttgacccCATATTATTTTAAGAAGTAAAAAATCCAcccattatatttttttaaactacAAATTTACCTATAATTTTGAAGTGCATTTCTTTTGAACTAAATCCAAACTCATCAAATATGCATATAAAGTTATAAACCATCAATttaaagggaatttttatatattattttaattatatatcattaatatatatttatgacgtcatccgatTCAACCCCGGTTGAATCCGGTCGAACCCATTAACCCCTGACCCTTGACCTCAGCCGAGTCGATATCCGGTCCGAGTCTGAAAACATAGCTGCTACTCAcacattttactgatgccactACCCACTCTTGAGTGACTGGTAGCCCGAGCCGCACAAACTCAGTCAGGATCAACAAAATGTCCGGTACCACAACCAAGGTCTCCAACTTCTCCGATCTGATCCAACGCGTCTTCGCCAACTGCTTACTCAACCCTCTCGGCTCCATCTGCCACGCCGAAGATGCCTTTGTTCTTCACTCCCCCGACGACTCCGACGACGACAACTTCAAAACTCAAGAAGATGAAGAACAAGACGTGGACGAAGAAGACGATGACCGCTATGATGTGGGTGACGGAGGAGATTCGCTGAAGAATTGGGATGTAAAAAGGAACAACAACAAAAGGGACCGAAATTGTGACCTGAGAAATGAGAGTTATCTGGATGGAAATGCTGATTGGCGAAGTGTTCCTaaattgaccctgcttttgtCTTGGAAATCGCGCGGACAGATCCGCAAATTTAATGACTAAATCTAACAGAATGGCATCGCGTTTTAACTTTATACATTTTAGTAGTCAAAATCAGACTTTTAATAGTTAAATGATCAAAACTCGACGATTGTAAAAGTTTAGTGGCCAACCGAATAATttattctat contains:
- the LOC113758643 gene encoding uncharacterized protein LOC113758643, whose translation is MAAISLKQKPLVLAFVLYLSISATTSAFTSSAPSFPPSVNQPELLTYPTTLIASILSTLGFQELSSAAVDANLSTSTPITIFAPSDSSLLTCPSCSLPLLLQEHAVPGLYPNHFLRNLAFGTKLETLASEHCLTITSSAAQNVSTRVVFVNGVEISEPDLFNNGVFLIHGLRGFVSHLSPLSCNVERMTTLSFPQPWLHKSPLSSIMRLMLKDAIIRLRFGGYSIVSLALKVKFGELSELKEMRRKLVVTAAGGGGQFSPVKINYVKVTTMDLLHNSRIVVHAVSTAFPRMHHHLSLTDGAAVEEAYRPPCDISLDGGFCEVAAPVPAGIRSTSDIIGRLDDRDGL